From Arthrobacter sp. FW306-2-2C-D06B, a single genomic window includes:
- a CDS encoding glycosyltransferase family 4 protein, whose protein sequence is MRIAIVAESFLPLMNGVTHSILRVLEHLQERGDEVMVIAPSTSDTAVSDVVNGAFVHRLPSVPLAGYTNVRVALGGVSRVKRILADYAPDVVHLASPFVLGWRAVQAAHQLGIPTVAIYQTEVPSYAARYGLPMLENWAWNRVDNIHLRADRTLVPSTFALNQLRGRGILRVGMWRRGVDTARFSPTKRSTAWRASVAPHGERIIGYVGRLAIEKQVEDLAVLADLPGTRLVIVGDGPQRAALEAALPNAFFTGFLGGDELAQVVAGFDLFVHPGEFETFCQTIQEAMASGVPVVATGRGGPLDLVENSRTGWLYEPGDLEQLRAYVQDLVGDDAKRRAFGLAALASVQGRTWPVLSAQLVEHYEAVISGEALAEPATAPSHPVQAAEFQATELQATAFQPAEPATISVTSSKGLPA, encoded by the coding sequence GTGAGGATCGCTATCGTTGCCGAATCATTCCTGCCGCTCATGAACGGGGTCACGCACTCCATCCTGCGGGTGCTGGAGCATCTGCAAGAGCGAGGCGACGAAGTGATGGTGATTGCGCCGTCGACGTCGGACACCGCTGTCTCCGACGTCGTGAACGGCGCTTTTGTCCACCGCCTCCCCTCCGTGCCGCTGGCCGGATACACAAATGTGCGGGTGGCGTTGGGCGGTGTGAGCCGGGTCAAGAGAATCCTTGCCGACTACGCACCGGACGTCGTCCACCTCGCATCCCCGTTCGTCCTCGGATGGCGGGCAGTGCAGGCTGCGCACCAACTCGGCATCCCCACGGTTGCCATCTATCAAACCGAGGTCCCCAGCTACGCCGCCCGGTATGGCCTCCCCATGCTGGAGAACTGGGCATGGAACCGGGTAGACAACATCCATCTTCGTGCAGACCGGACACTGGTCCCGTCCACGTTCGCCCTCAACCAGTTGCGCGGCCGCGGGATCCTCAGGGTGGGCATGTGGCGGCGCGGTGTGGATACCGCGCGGTTCTCCCCCACCAAGCGCTCGACGGCGTGGCGCGCCTCGGTGGCGCCCCACGGCGAGCGCATCATCGGCTACGTCGGCCGCCTCGCGATCGAGAAACAGGTGGAGGACCTTGCCGTCTTGGCGGATCTGCCGGGAACCAGGCTTGTCATTGTGGGCGACGGCCCGCAACGCGCTGCCCTCGAAGCGGCACTGCCGAACGCCTTCTTCACCGGCTTCCTGGGCGGCGACGAATTGGCTCAAGTTGTGGCCGGCTTTGACCTCTTCGTCCATCCCGGCGAGTTCGAAACGTTTTGCCAGACGATCCAGGAAGCCATGGCGTCCGGCGTTCCCGTCGTGGCCACCGGCCGGGGCGGTCCCCTCGATCTCGTGGAGAACTCGCGCACCGGCTGGCTTTACGAGCCGGGAGATCTCGAACAGCTGCGGGCCTACGTGCAGGACCTGGTGGGCGACGATGCCAAACGCCGCGCGTTCGGACTGGCAGCGCTCGCGTCGGTCCAAGGACGGACCTGGCCGGTGCTGAGCGCCCAACTCGTCGAGCATTACGAGGCAGTGATCTCCGGTGAAGCGCTTGCGGAGCCGGCCACTGCTCCCAGCCACCCGGTTCAGGCAGCCGAGTTTCAGGCAACCGAACTTCAGGCAACCGCGTTTCAGCCGGCCGAGCCTGCCACCATTTCCGTGACTTCCAGCAAAGGACTCCCAGCATGA
- a CDS encoding ABC transporter ATP-binding protein — protein MPTPTTFEASLEIDSVTAGYRQGSPVLEGISLSMNEPGLYRVAGSNGSGKSTLLELISGFLEPWTGSVRLCGIDAGSPDARHVRSVCRTTPALYPSMTVHDHLALAARSRQVGPEAGLARLARYGLEDWAEQPISMLSTGNIRKLWLLMCTVAETPVVAIDEPFNGMDVRGIEALIDELGEWAQHKVVVLISHTVPEQLAIRHSFVFKQEGGTL, from the coding sequence ATGCCTACACCAACGACTTTTGAGGCTTCGCTCGAAATTGATTCTGTAACCGCCGGCTACCGGCAAGGCTCACCCGTCCTGGAAGGAATCAGTCTCAGCATGAACGAGCCGGGGCTCTACCGGGTGGCCGGCAGCAATGGCAGCGGGAAATCGACTCTCCTGGAGCTCATCAGCGGCTTCCTCGAACCATGGACCGGAAGCGTCCGCCTTTGCGGAATCGACGCCGGCTCTCCCGACGCGCGCCACGTGCGCAGCGTCTGCCGTACGACACCGGCGCTCTACCCGTCCATGACCGTTCACGACCATCTGGCTCTTGCGGCCCGTAGCCGTCAGGTTGGCCCGGAGGCCGGGCTCGCCCGACTGGCCCGGTACGGACTGGAGGACTGGGCGGAACAGCCCATCTCCATGCTTTCGACGGGCAATATCCGGAAGCTCTGGCTGCTCATGTGCACTGTCGCCGAAACCCCTGTAGTCGCCATCGATGAGCCCTTCAACGGTATGGACGTTCGAGGGATCGAGGCCCTCATCGACGAACTCGGCGAGTGGGCACAGCACAAGGTAGTTGTCCTCATCTCGCACACGGTTCCGGAGCAACTGGCCATCAGACATTCCTTCGTCTTCAAACAGGAAGGAGGAACGTTGTAG
- a CDS encoding UDP-glucose dehydrogenase family protein yields MKISVVGCGYLGAVHAATLASMGHTVVGIDVDAQKVAHLNKGFAPFHEPGLDELLRDGFATKRLTFSTDFADAADAQTHFLCVGTPQSKTSDTADLSYVIAATKSLLPHLARGAAVVGKSTVPVGTVDMLRGILARRPDVLLGWNPEFLRQGTAVKDSLVPDRLVYGVPGGKDSAAGAPVTAALDAVYEPLISAGIPRLVCNFATAELIKSASNAYLATKLSFINAIAELCDASGADVTELSEAMGLDPRIGNRYLHAGLGFGGGCLPKDIRSFRAQAQALSVPSLDEWMGTVDSINLGQRARAVDVAREMCKGFLSGRTVTVLGAAFKPDTDDIRDSPALDVALQLAAAGAHVTVTDPKAINNAWMRYPQLRFEASTTRALEGAELVLLLTEWDEYRALSPAAVGSLVRRRMVLDARNVLDAGVWRAQGWTVRGLGTGSHAESSAPMADVKPPVVPVEPLNTRPFIVGSPAKAPSTRR; encoded by the coding sequence ATGAAAATCTCCGTTGTAGGCTGCGGCTATCTTGGCGCAGTGCACGCCGCAACGCTCGCGTCGATGGGCCACACCGTGGTGGGCATCGACGTCGACGCCCAGAAGGTGGCCCACCTGAACAAGGGTTTCGCGCCCTTCCACGAACCGGGCCTTGATGAACTTCTCCGCGACGGCTTCGCTACCAAGCGGCTCACGTTCTCCACCGATTTCGCCGATGCCGCCGATGCCCAGACGCACTTCCTCTGCGTGGGCACCCCGCAGTCCAAGACCTCGGACACCGCGGACCTCTCCTACGTGATCGCGGCCACGAAGAGCCTCCTCCCGCACCTCGCAAGGGGCGCCGCCGTCGTCGGCAAATCCACCGTTCCGGTGGGAACAGTGGACATGCTCCGCGGCATCCTTGCCCGCAGGCCCGACGTCCTGCTCGGCTGGAACCCCGAATTCCTGCGCCAAGGCACGGCAGTGAAGGACTCCCTGGTACCGGATCGCTTGGTGTACGGCGTTCCGGGCGGCAAGGACTCCGCCGCCGGGGCCCCGGTCACGGCTGCGCTCGACGCCGTCTACGAACCGCTGATTTCCGCCGGGATCCCGCGGCTGGTCTGCAACTTCGCGACGGCCGAGCTCATCAAGTCCGCCTCAAATGCGTACCTCGCCACGAAGCTCAGCTTCATCAACGCGATAGCCGAGCTTTGCGACGCCTCAGGGGCCGACGTTACCGAGCTCAGCGAGGCGATGGGACTGGATCCGCGCATCGGCAACCGGTATCTCCACGCTGGCCTGGGTTTCGGCGGCGGCTGCTTGCCGAAGGACATCCGCTCGTTCCGCGCACAGGCACAAGCGCTGTCCGTGCCTTCCCTTGATGAGTGGATGGGGACGGTCGATTCCATCAACCTGGGCCAGCGCGCCCGCGCCGTGGACGTCGCCCGTGAAATGTGCAAGGGCTTCCTGTCCGGCCGCACCGTCACGGTGCTGGGCGCGGCCTTCAAACCGGACACCGACGACATCCGTGACTCCCCCGCCCTTGACGTCGCTCTCCAACTGGCCGCGGCCGGCGCCCACGTCACCGTGACCGATCCCAAGGCCATCAACAATGCTTGGATGCGCTACCCCCAGCTCCGCTTCGAAGCGTCCACCACACGCGCGCTCGAAGGCGCTGAGTTGGTGCTGCTGCTCACCGAATGGGACGAATACCGAGCCCTCTCACCAGCCGCTGTCGGCTCGCTCGTACGACGCCGGATGGTGCTGGATGCGCGGAACGTCCTGGACGCCGGAGTGTGGCGGGCGCAGGGCTGGACGGTTCGGGGGCTCGGAACCGGTTCCCACGCTGAGTCTTCGGCGCCGATGGCTGACGTCAAGCCTCCAGTCGTTCCCGTCGAACCGCTCAACACGCGGCCGTTCATTGTCGGTTCTCCGGCCAAGGCGCCGTCGACGCGACGGTAG
- a CDS encoding uberolysin/carnocyclin family circular bacteriocin — protein MTKRTGLQAAAAAALAVVGIFGASLAVSWIAGSLGISAAAASQIMHAIEVGGWALVVIGTIFGAGITGALIATARSILFRIGRAQAVA, from the coding sequence ATGACGAAAAGGACCGGGCTTCAGGCTGCGGCCGCGGCTGCGCTGGCTGTGGTTGGCATCTTCGGTGCGAGCTTGGCTGTTTCATGGATCGCGGGGTCCCTTGGCATCTCTGCCGCGGCGGCGTCCCAGATCATGCACGCCATCGAGGTCGGAGGCTGGGCCCTCGTTGTCATCGGCACAATCTTCGGGGCAGGAATCACTGGTGCCTTGATCGCAACGGCTCGAAGCATCCTCTTCCGCATCGGCCGGGCGCAAGCAGTCGCCTAA